From the genome of Polyangiaceae bacterium, one region includes:
- a CDS encoding aminopeptidase P N-terminal domain-containing protein yields the protein MNVFADRRKTLLERLDGALVLQAAPEAVRNNGVHHEYRQHSDVHYLTGFDEPGSVLVVSPKHPEHKFVLFIRKRDPETEVYDGPRPTPEQAKEKYGVDASYTINQFDEKIVEYLTGHQRIYYDLGTNRAFDERILRAIGAVRGKGRRANKVWPSEVVEVERSGLHDMRLVKSDVELAIMRTAASITREAHMAAMQKAAPGLYEYEIDAIIRAIFMHRGSARVAYTPIVASGPNATILHYHGSRRRMEAGELLLIDAGCEYEFYASDVTRTFPVSGAFSAAQRRIYDIVLAAQMACIDAVKPGTNVDAIHQIALKIMIQGLLEEKLLTGSFDEIIEKETYKRYCPHRTSHWIGMDVHDVGLYYVNDKPRTLEPGMVFTIEPGIYVAPDDTKVPAEYRGIGVRIEDDILVTASGYENLTAAIPKLPDDIERVCRDAR from the coding sequence ATGAACGTGTTTGCCGATCGCCGCAAAACGCTGCTCGAACGTCTCGATGGCGCGCTCGTCTTGCAAGCTGCGCCCGAGGCCGTGCGTAACAACGGGGTTCACCACGAATACCGTCAACACTCGGATGTCCACTACCTGACGGGTTTCGACGAACCCGGATCGGTCCTCGTCGTCTCGCCGAAGCATCCCGAACACAAGTTTGTCTTGTTCATCCGCAAGCGCGACCCCGAGACCGAAGTTTACGATGGGCCGCGCCCCACTCCCGAGCAAGCCAAGGAAAAATACGGGGTGGATGCGTCATACACCATCAACCAATTCGACGAGAAAATTGTCGAATATCTGACGGGACATCAGCGCATTTACTACGATCTCGGAACGAATCGCGCCTTCGACGAGCGCATCTTGCGCGCCATCGGAGCCGTGCGAGGCAAAGGGCGCCGAGCGAACAAGGTTTGGCCGAGCGAAGTCGTCGAAGTCGAGCGGAGCGGCCTGCACGACATGCGCCTCGTCAAGTCCGACGTGGAGCTCGCGATCATGCGAACCGCTGCGTCGATCACACGCGAGGCGCATATGGCCGCGATGCAGAAGGCCGCGCCAGGTTTGTACGAATACGAGATCGACGCGATCATCCGCGCCATCTTCATGCATCGCGGATCTGCGCGCGTTGCGTACACGCCCATCGTCGCATCTGGTCCAAACGCGACGATCCTGCACTACCACGGCAGCCGCAGGCGAATGGAAGCGGGCGAGCTACTGCTCATCGATGCAGGGTGCGAGTACGAGTTTTACGCGTCCGACGTGACCCGCACGTTCCCGGTGAGCGGGGCGTTTTCCGCGGCACAACGCCGCATCTACGACATCGTGCTGGCTGCGCAGATGGCGTGTATCGACGCGGTCAAACCCGGCACGAACGTCGACGCGATCCATCAAATTGCCCTTAAAATCATGATCCAGGGGTTGCTCGAAGAAAAACTACTGACGGGTAGCTTCGACGAGATCATCGAGAAGGAAACGTACAAGCGCTACTGCCCACATCGCACGAGCCATTGGATTGGCATGGACGTCCACGACGTTGGCTTGTACTACGTGAATGACAAACCGCGAACGCTCGAGCCGGGGATGGTGTTCACGATCGAGCCGGGGATTTACGTCGCTCCGGACGACACGAAGGTGCCTGCCGAATATCGTGGAATTGGCGTGCGCATCGAAGACGACATCCTCGTGACGGCTTCTGGGTATGAAAACCTCACGGCCGCCATCCCCAAGCTGCCCGACGACATCGAACGCGTTTGTCGCGACGCTCGATGA